A stretch of the Arachis stenosperma cultivar V10309 chromosome 6, arast.V10309.gnm1.PFL2, whole genome shotgun sequence genome encodes the following:
- the LOC130935790 gene encoding peptidyl-prolyl cis-trans isomerase CYP18-2: protein MWANAEGGAPEVTLETSMGSFTVELYYKHAPRTCRNFIELSRRGYYNNVKFHRIIKDFIVQGGDPTGTGRGGESIYGPKFEDEIRQELKHTGAGILSMANAGPNTNGSQFFITLAPCPSLDGKHTIFGRVCRGMEIIKRLGSVQTDNNDRPIHDVKILRTSVKD from the exons atgtgggCAAACGCAGAAGGTGGTGCTCCGGAGGTTACTCTAGAAACTTCCATGGGTTCTTTCACTGTTGAA CTGTACTACAAGCACGCACCAAGGACTTGCAGGAACTTCATTGAATTGTCTCGCAGAGGTTATTACAACAATGTTAAGTTCCACAGAATCATCAAG GACTTCATTGTACAAGGAGGGGATCCCACTGGGACTGGAAGGGGAGGAGAGTCTATATATGG ACCGAAATTTGAAGACGAGATTAGACAAGAGTTGAAGCACACTGGAGCTGGTATCTTATCCATGGCAAATGCTGGCCCAAATACTAATGGCAGTCAATTCTTTATTACTCTAGCACCATGCCCTTCTCTTGATG GAAAACACACAATATTTGGGAGAGTATGCCGCGGGATGGAAATTATCAAAAGACTTGGCAGTGTCCAAACAGATAACAATGATAG GCCCATCCATGACGTGAAGATTTTACGGACATCAGTCAAGGATTGA
- the LOC130933109 gene encoding mitochondrial fission protein ELM1-like encodes MRPINLPEPPNHFFSLPKFFDGAVRRAVVIGNGFAGAENQCIGLVRALGLSNLHSLYRVTRPHGGINRWLHWLPVSVHKMLDSVIRRLCGNSRFQASKIGISSVLEADAYHIATMARETFHKDGPLLVVASGRDTIHVASSIKRLAPENVFVVQIQHPRVRLNRFDLVITPRHDYYPLTLEGRRQIPWFLRKWVTPWEPPGSNVFLTVGALHLADSTTLRAAASAWHDELAALPKPLLVVNVGGPTGNCCYGVDLAKQLVVMLQNVLWGCGTIRISFSRRTPAKISNILVKEFATNPKVHIWDGEGPNPHMGHLAWADAFVITADSVSMLSEACSTGKPVYVIGAELCTWKFADFQNSLQKQGVTRPFTGQENMSESWSYPPLNDTAEAANQVIAALAQRGWTIHT; translated from the exons ATGAGACCCATCAACCTTCCCGAACCGCCGAACCATTTCTTCAGCTTGCCGAAGTTCTTCGACGGCGCCGTCCGGCGAGCCGTCGTCATCGGTAACGGCTTCGCCGGCGCTGAGAACCAGTGCATCGGGTTGGTCCGTGCTCTCGGTCTCTCCAATCTTCACTCCCTATAC CGCGTGACGAGGCCCCATGGAGGAATCAATAGGTGGCTTCATTGGCTTCCGGTTTCGGTTCATAAGATGTTGGATTCTGTTATCAGAAGGCTCTGTGGGAATTCGCGGTTTCAAGCTTCGAAGATTG GCATATCAAGCGTTTTAGAAGCTGATGCTTACCATATTGCAACAATGGCGCGTGAAACGTTCCACAA GGATGGTCCCTTGTTGGTGGTTGCATCTGGGAGAGACACTATTCATGTCGCAAGCTCCATTAAACGGTTAGCCCCAGAAAATGTTTTTGTTGTTCAG ATACAACATCCAAGAGTGCGCCTGAATCGATTTGATCTTGTTATCACTCCACGCCATGATTATTATCCGCTGACTCTGGAAGGCCGGCGGCAAATTCCATGGTTTCTTCGGAAGTGGGTCACTCCATGGGAACCTCCTGGCAGCAATGTG TTCCTCACTGTGGGAGCGCTTCATCTAGCTGATTCCACTACTCTTAGGGCTGCTGCTTCTGCTTGGCATGATGAGTTAGCAGCTCTGCCCAAGCCTTTGCTTGTTGTTAATGTTGGGGGTCCTACAG GAAATTGCTGCTATGGTGTGGATCTCGCAAAGCAGTTGGTGGTAATGCTTCAAAATGTGTTATGGGGTTGTGGAACTATCCGAATATCTTTCTCTAGAAGAACACCTGCGAAG ATCTCCAACATTTTGGTCAAAGAATTTGCCACAAATCCTAAGGTCCATATCTGGGATGGTGAAG GTCCAAATCCGCATATGGGACATCTGGCCTGGGCTGATGCCTTTGTTATCACAGCTGATTCCGTTAGTATGTTAAGTGAGGCCTGCAGTACCGG GAAGCCTGTGTATGTAATCGGAGCGGAACTCTGTACATGGAAATTTGCGGACTTCCAAAATTCTTTGCAGAAGCAAGGAGTCACTCGACCCTTCACTGGGCAAGAAAAT ATGAGTGAAAGTTGGAGTTATCCTCCACTAAATGACACTGCAGAAGCCGCCAATCAAGTTATTGCCGCACTTGCTCAGCGTGGATGGACTATTCATACCTAA